The Candidatus Aminicenantes bacterium genomic interval TCGTGTTCAGGCGGGCCCGCCCCGTGTAGATCGCGGCGGCCAAGCCGGCCGGCCCGGCGCCGATGATGACAACGTCGTGCTTTGTGGGCATGTTGTTATCCCTTAGGGGTCAGGTCTTAAGATATAAGTTTTCTCTCCGGAGCCCGCCCATTGGAGTAAACAAACGGAGTCGAATCTTATATCTTAAGACCTGACCCCTAATGATTATAGATGCTTTTTGATGGCTTCGACGATCTTGTCCTTGGGCAGGGCGCCGACCAACTGCTCCTTGACGGCCCCGTCCTTGAACAGCAGCAAAGTTGGGATGCCGCGGATGCCGTAGCGGGCGGGCACGGCCCGGCTGGCGTCGACGTCCATCTTGCAGACCTTGAGCTTGTCTTTCATCTCGACGGCGATCTCGTCCACGATCGGGGCGATCATCTTGCAGGGGACGCACCAGACGGCCCAGAAATCGATCAGCACGGGCAGGGCGGATTTAAGGACTTCCGCTTCGAAAGTCTCGTCGTTGACGAGCAGGATGTTATCGGACATGAGGGACTCCTTTCTTATTGTCGATGGCTTGGCGGTAGATCTCAAGAAGGGGGCGCGATGGCGGCACGACCGCCTCGGCCCGGCGGGCCAGCGCCTCGGCCCAGCCGTTGCCGTCCACTCCGCGCGGGGGGGCGCCCGGCACGGCCCAGGCGGGCCCGGTCAGGGCGTCGGAAAAGACGACCCCGGCCTTGAGGAAGTCGAAGCGGCCGTTCTGGGCCAGCTGCTCGGGCGTGAAGTAATCCCAGGTCAGGCCGGTGAAGGCCAGGGACTCGGCCGGGAATCGCCCTTTCCCGTCGAATTCCGGCACCGATAGGACGCTGGCGGTGTCTTTCAGCAGGGCCCGGCCCGCGTAATGGGTTCGCAGGAAGAGCGGCACCAGCGCCGCCGGCCAGTCGTGGCAATGGACGACGTCCACGGCCAGCTTGGCTTTGAGGATCAGCTCGACCACGGCCCGGGCGAAGAACACGAAGCGGGCGTCGTTGTCGAGGTAGGCGGCGCCTTCCGCCCCGTAGAGGCGGTCGCGCAGGAAATACTCGGCGCTATCGATGAGGTAGACCTCGAGCCCGCCCGACTGGGCCCGATAAGCTGCGGCTTTGACCCTTTCGGTCCCGACCGGGACATAAAACTCGGGCAGCACCGGCTCCAGACGGAGGGCTTCGATTGCCGGAACCCGATAGCGGGGCAAGGCGATCGAGACGGCGGCGCCCTGGGCGGCTGCTTCCTCAGCGGCCAAACGGACCATCTCGCCCAGGCCTCCGGTGCCAGTGGCCAGGGGGGCCAGCTCGGGCGAGACGATCAGAACGCGGAGCTTCTTCTTCATGGCGAAAAGACATCATACACTAACGCCGGGGCCCCGACAATAAATCGTAAATAATTCATAATCAAGTTGATAGACCCGATACGGGAGGGGGAATCCGGGCCGTGTCAGCCGCCCCAGGACAGCTTCTCTTTGAGCAGGTCGTAATAGCCGCGCAGCGGCGAGCGGATGAGCTTCAGTTCGCATGACGCCCGCACGACCTCGACCATGTCCCCCCTGGTCAGCGGCGCGCCGCGTTGGCCGTCGATCGTCAGAAAGGCCTCCTCGGAGGCCTGGACCCGTAGCTCGACCCGGGCCCGGGCCGAAATGGCCATGGGCCGAAAGGTCAGGGTATGGGGGCAGATGGGGGTCAGCAGGATGGCCGGCAGCTGCGGCTGGATGATCGGGCCGCCCGCGCTCAGGGTGTAGGCCGTAGAGCCGGTCGGGGTCGAGACGATCAGGCCGTCGGCCCGGACCTCGGCGATGTCCTCGCCGTCGATCCGGATGGCGATATGGAGCATTCGGGCCAGGGCGCCTTTATTAATGACGATGTCGTTGAGGCAGAGCCAGCGCTCGCCGTCGCGGGCAGCCTCGAGCATCATGCGGGCGCTGATGAGGGCTTCGTTTCCGGCCAGGATCTCGTCCAGGGTCCGGGCCATTTCGGGGACGGGGACTTCGGCCAGGAAGCCCAGGTGCCCCAGGTTGACGCCCATGACCGGGACTGCGGCGCGTGCCGCCAGATGGGCGACGCTGAGCAGGGTTCCGTCGCCCCCCAGGACGACGACAAGATCGACGAGGGCGGGAATATCCTCGCGGCGGAGGCCGTCCGGGAGGCCGAGCTTTTCCGCGGCCGCTTCTTCCAGCCGGCAGGCGACGCCGCGCCGGTCCAGATAGGCCAGGAGGTCGCGCAGTACTTCCTCCACCCCGGGGGCATGGGCCTTGACGATGACGCCGACGCTTTTAATCGGGTTCATGGGTGGTCACAATTTCGATCCATTTTAACATGTCCACGGCGGCAGGTTCCATGCCGCCGGGCTCCCAGCGGGCGAAAAACTCCTGATTGCCGGTCCGGCCGTGGGTGCTGCAGCGGACGAGGCCCCGCAGGGCGAACCCGGTCCGGCCCGCTTCGGCCGCCACCCGGGTCAGGATCTCGGCGTGCAGAGCGGGGTCGCGGACGATGCCTTTTTTTCCGACCTGGCCGCGGCCAGCTTCGAACTGGGGCTTGATCAGGGTCAGGAGGATGGGGTGGTCTTTTGGAATTTTTTGTTGATCTGTCGTTGCGAGCCTTTGGCGCGGCAACCCCTCTTCTTGCTCCTCTTGAAGAGAGGCCCCCACGTCGAGGCGACTCGGGGCGACAAGCGCAATTTTCTCGTCATTGCGAGCGACCGAAGGGAGCGCGGCAACCTGGTTCTCTCCGTCATTGCGAGCGACCGCAAGGAGCGCTGTGATTGTCGTTGCGACGGGCCGCAGGCCCGGTGGCAACCCCTCTCCTTGCCCTTCTTGAAGAGAGGTCCCCACGTCGGACGAAGCGTCCTCCTCGGGACGACGAATAGGATTGTCTTCGGGACGATGAATAGGATTGTCATCGGGACGACAGGAATCGTCGTCTTTGCCAGTCTCAGTCCTCGGGGCGACCGCCAATAGCATCCCCCGCAGTGCCGGCAATATCTTGAGAATCGAGATGAACGAGACATCCATGACGAACAGCATTGGCCGCTCGGCGGGCGCGGCGGGGAAATCGGAAGCCACTAGATTGCGGGCGTTTTTTTGGAGGGTCACGACGCGGGGGTCGCGGCGCAGGCGGTCGTCGAGCTGGCGGATGTCCACGTCCACCGCGAAGACGCGGGCCGCGCCGCGCTGCAGGAGGCAGTCGGTGAACCCGCCCGTGGACGAGCCGATATCGGCACAGACCAGGCCCTGCGGAGAGACGGCGAACTCGTCCAGCGCCTGCTCCAGCTTGAATCCGCCCCGGCCGACATACGGCAGGGGTTTGGCGATCGTGAGAACGGCGGCGGGGTTAATGGGTTGGCCGGCCTTTTCGATGCGGCCGGCGGGGCCGGAGACGAGCCCGGCCATGATCAGGGCTTGAGCCTTCTGGCGCGTCGCGGCCAGCCCCTGTTCGACCAGGACTTTATCGGCCCGCTCTTTTTTCATCTTGATCGTCATTGCGAACACTCGCCTATGGCGAGTGCGTGGCACCGCATATCTTAAACTCATTTGTCATTGCGAGCCCCTGCCAACGGCAGGGGCGCGGCAACCTCTCCATTATACTTCCCTTTCATGGCTTCCCATAAAGCTCCTCCAATCCGGCGAGATCCCCACGCCCCAGCTAGGCCCGGGCTCGGGAAGACGAGCCTCATAACTTCCCATAAAGCTCCTCCCAGCCCGGATTCATGGCCGCGATCAAAGCGTTCTTTTTCTTTCGGCTCCACGATTTGATCTGTTTTTCCCGTTGGATCGCCGACAACGCGTTTTCGCAGACTTCATAGTAAACGAGCTTGTGGACTCGATATTTTCTCGTAAAGCCTTCGACGAAGTCATTCTTGTGTTCATAGACACGACGGACAAGATCGTTGGTGACTCCCGTGTAGATTACGATGTTGCGTGAGTTGGCCAGAATATAGATGAAATATGGCTTGGCCATGAGGAGGATCCTATCTATATGGACGCGCGGGGGCAGGGAAAGTCTCAGGAGGAGCAGAAAGCCAGGTTCCCATGCATACGCTTCGATCACTCGTAAAAACAACAATGTATGTCGTCCCGAGGCGGGGCTCTGACCGTCCTTGATGTGACGTCGTTGCGATCGTCACCGCGAGGAACAGCGACGTGGGGACCTCTCTTAAAGCAGGATGAGGTTGCCACGCCCCTGCCGTTGGCAGGGGCTCGCAACGACAAAGAATCAGCTTTTTAAAAATTCCCGGAATTGCTCGGTCAGGCCGGGGGCGTCGAGGCGGAAGTCCCGCTTGATCTGCTCCGTCTTGCCGACCGGGTAGATCTCGATCGGCAGCCCGACGGACAGGAACCGGATGTCGCCGCGGCCGCGGGCGTCAAGCAGCTCGCGCACCGCCGTCCCGAAGCCGCCGGCCGTCACGGCCTCTTCGACCGTGATGACGGCCCGTCCGGGTTGGGCGCAGCGCAGGATGATTTCTTCGTCAAGCGGCTTGGCGAATCGGGCGTCGACGACCGTCGTGCGCAAGCCTTCCGCCTCGAGGGCCTTGGCTGCTTCGAGGGCCGGATGGACCAGGCTGCCGTAGGCCAGGATGAGGTCGGCGTTCTCGCCGCCCTCGCGCAGCACCTCGGCTTGGCCCAAGGGAATGGGCTTGAAGTCTTCGTCCATCGGGACGCCGAAGCCCATGGCTTTGGGGTAGCGGATGGCGACGGGCCGGCCGTAGCCCAAGGCCGCTTTCAGCATATGCCGCAGGTCGTTTTCGTCGCGCGGCGCCATAAGAACGATATTGGGCATGTGGCGCAGAAAGGCGATGTCGTTGATCCCCTGATGGGTCGGCCCGTCGTCCGGGACCACCCCGGCCCTGTCCAGGGCGAAGACGACCGGGAGATTCTGCAGGCAGACGTCGTGATAGATCTGGTCGTAGGCGCGCTGCAAAAAAGTGGAATAGATGG includes:
- the trxA gene encoding thioredoxin produces the protein MSDNILLVNDETFEAEVLKSALPVLIDFWAVWCVPCKMIAPIVDEIAVEMKDKLKVCKMDVDASRAVPARYGIRGIPTLLLFKDGAVKEQLVGALPKDKIVEAIKKHL
- a CDS encoding GIY-YIG nuclease family protein, which codes for MAKPYFIYILANSRNIVIYTGVTNDLVRRVYEHKNDFVEGFTRKYRVHKLVYYEVCENALSAIQREKQIKSWSRKKKNALIAAMNPGWEELYGKL
- a CDS encoding TlyA family RNA methyltransferase, with amino-acid sequence MTIKMKKERADKVLVEQGLAATRQKAQALIMAGLVSGPAGRIEKAGQPINPAAVLTIAKPLPYVGRGGFKLEQALDEFAVSPQGLVCADIGSSTGGFTDCLLQRGAARVFAVDVDIRQLDDRLRRDPRVVTLQKNARNLVASDFPAAPAERPMLFVMDVSFISILKILPALRGMLLAVAPRTETGKDDDSCRPDDNPIHRPEDNPIRRPEEDASSDVGTSLQEGQGEGLPPGLRPVATTITALLAVARNDGENQVAALPSVARNDEKIALVAPSRLDVGASLQEEQEEGLPRQRLATTDQQKIPKDHPILLTLIKPQFEAGRGQVGKKGIVRDPALHAEILTRVAAEAGRTGFALRGLVRCSTHGRTGNQEFFARWEPGGMEPAAVDMLKWIEIVTTHEPD
- a CDS encoding NAD(+)/NADH kinase — translated: MNPIKSVGVIVKAHAPGVEEVLRDLLAYLDRRGVACRLEEAAAEKLGLPDGLRREDIPALVDLVVVLGGDGTLLSVAHLAARAAVPVMGVNLGHLGFLAEVPVPEMARTLDEILAGNEALISARMMLEAARDGERWLCLNDIVINKGALARMLHIAIRIDGEDIAEVRADGLIVSTPTGSTAYTLSAGGPIIQPQLPAILLTPICPHTLTFRPMAISARARVELRVQASEEAFLTIDGQRGAPLTRGDMVEVVRASCELKLIRSPLRGYYDLLKEKLSWGG
- a CDS encoding glycogen/starch synthase, producing the protein MKKKLRVLIVSPELAPLATGTGGLGEMVRLAAEEAAAQGAAVSIALPRYRVPAIEALRLEPVLPEFYVPVGTERVKAAAYRAQSGGLEVYLIDSAEYFLRDRLYGAEGAAYLDNDARFVFFARAVVELILKAKLAVDVVHCHDWPAALVPLFLRTHYAGRALLKDTASVLSVPEFDGKGRFPAESLAFTGLTWDYFTPEQLAQNGRFDFLKAGVVFSDALTGPAWAVPGAPPRGVDGNGWAEALARRAEAVVPPSRPLLEIYRQAIDNKKGVPHVR